A stretch of Chitinophaga caeni DNA encodes these proteins:
- a CDS encoding ThuA domain-containing protein, giving the protein MIKLFRNIGLISLILLIQHSLQAQRFPRFKVLAFYSRSVEKAHIEFADDAIKFFKDLTVGNGFVFDTTSNMADLDDEKIKDYQLLVMINDFPHNAQQRKAFEQYMERGGGWFGFHVAAYNDRTTNWPWFVNFLGGAIFYSNNWPPMPAKILVEDTSHDVTRGLPRTFIAPINEWYQWKPSPRENPDVKILASLAQDNYPLGLKDILTGGDTPIAWTNTKYRMIYLNMGHGSHIFTDATQNKLIIAALRWVIASDKKGNVFEK; this is encoded by the coding sequence ATGATAAAACTATTCCGCAATATTGGATTGATATCATTAATATTATTGATACAACATTCTTTGCAAGCGCAAAGATTTCCCAGGTTTAAAGTATTGGCCTTTTATAGTCGTAGCGTTGAAAAAGCGCATATCGAATTTGCCGATGATGCAATTAAATTCTTTAAAGACTTAACGGTTGGAAACGGTTTCGTATTTGATACAACCAGCAATATGGCAGACCTGGACGATGAGAAAATAAAAGATTACCAGCTCCTGGTGATGATCAACGATTTCCCACATAACGCCCAACAGCGTAAAGCATTCGAGCAATACATGGAACGTGGTGGTGGCTGGTTTGGCTTCCATGTGGCAGCTTATAACGATCGTACAACAAATTGGCCGTGGTTCGTAAATTTCCTCGGTGGAGCAATCTTTTATAGCAATAACTGGCCGCCCATGCCCGCAAAAATTCTCGTCGAAGACACTAGCCATGATGTTACCCGTGGACTTCCCCGCACGTTCATTGCCCCGATCAATGAATGGTATCAATGGAAACCGAGCCCCAGGGAAAATCCAGATGTAAAGATTTTAGCATCCTTGGCACAGGATAATTATCCATTAGGCTTAAAAGATATTTTAACTGGAGGCGATACCCCCATCGCCTGGACGAACACTAAATACAGGATGATCTACCTGAACATGGGGCATGGTTCCCATATTTTCACAGACGCAACCCAAAACAAGCTGATAATTGCAGCCTTACGTTGGGTAATAGCGAGCGATAAGAAAGGGAATGTATTCGAAAAATGA
- a CDS encoding glycoside hydrolase family 9 protein has protein sequence MSKLKWVTTLLLTGIVTQQVSSQIKVLSNQVAYNAGTSKIALVSSREALPPGTKFTLVNAKSKTTILKREIEGAEQVQDWADGYWYSRVNFSDINTTGTFYISIQLDGKEYQSAAFNIGTNALTKIVAPAITGFFLHQRANSAEELSADSNLLLFGSNKRVDLRGGWCDASGDVSKYFSHLAYANFMSPQQIPMVDWGMINTVERIPAILAESKSLQALTEEALYGADYIKRSLSPGGYFYMTVFSYFRKDPQERRVVGLLADSKTTSDYQCAYREGGGIAIAALARISTWKKNRDFTSGEYLAAAEKAFVHLEANNLNYDDDGKENIIDDYCALMAATELWLATGKNLYRDAARKRAKNLHNRLSPSGYFIADDGIRPFWHAADAGLPIIALARYLDAEKDVTYRETALSTIKKSIDYNLSITQRVTNPFGYPRQSFLFVGKLQHGFFIPHENETGWWWQGEDARLGSLATAILVGGRLVYPDNTALGVKPELARYASNLVNWILGCNPYDMCMMYGYGKNNVPYMASMYGHGSGEGGISNGITGKNPDGSGIDWKVEDNGNEWRWSEQWIPHSGWFLQAVTALVSK, from the coding sequence ATGTCGAAGTTGAAATGGGTAACCACCCTATTGCTCACAGGCATTGTAACCCAACAGGTATCATCTCAAATAAAGGTACTGAGCAACCAGGTTGCGTATAACGCGGGTACTTCAAAAATTGCCCTGGTAAGTAGCCGGGAAGCATTACCGCCAGGCACCAAGTTTACCCTTGTCAATGCCAAATCCAAAACTACTATCCTTAAAAGGGAAATTGAAGGCGCCGAACAAGTGCAGGATTGGGCAGATGGATATTGGTATAGCCGTGTTAATTTCTCGGACATTAATACCACCGGCACCTTTTATATCAGCATACAATTGGATGGAAAAGAATATCAATCCGCAGCATTTAATATCGGCACAAATGCATTAACTAAAATCGTAGCACCCGCTATTACCGGCTTTTTCCTCCATCAAAGAGCCAACTCAGCGGAAGAACTTTCTGCCGATAGCAACCTGCTTTTATTCGGCAGCAACAAAAGAGTTGATCTAAGGGGCGGATGGTGCGATGCTTCCGGCGATGTGAGTAAATATTTCTCGCACCTGGCTTATGCAAATTTCATGTCGCCGCAACAAATACCCATGGTGGATTGGGGCATGATTAACACGGTAGAACGCATCCCCGCCATACTCGCAGAGAGCAAGTCATTGCAAGCATTAACAGAAGAAGCTTTATACGGGGCAGATTACATCAAACGCTCCCTCTCTCCTGGAGGATATTTTTATATGACCGTATTCTCCTACTTCAGGAAAGATCCGCAAGAACGCCGGGTAGTAGGTTTATTAGCTGATAGTAAAACTACATCCGATTATCAATGTGCTTACCGGGAAGGTGGTGGTATAGCCATAGCGGCCTTAGCCAGGATTTCAACTTGGAAAAAAAATCGCGATTTTACTTCCGGCGAATATCTAGCGGCAGCAGAGAAGGCTTTTGTCCATTTGGAAGCCAATAACCTCAATTATGATGACGATGGGAAAGAAAACATTATCGATGACTATTGTGCGCTCATGGCAGCAACCGAATTATGGTTGGCTACAGGCAAAAACCTTTACAGGGACGCAGCCCGTAAACGTGCGAAAAACTTACACAATCGCCTCTCGCCAAGTGGCTATTTCATTGCAGATGATGGCATCCGTCCCTTTTGGCACGCTGCCGATGCGGGTTTGCCGATCATCGCATTAGCACGTTACCTGGATGCAGAAAAAGATGTAACATACCGTGAAACGGCGCTCAGCACTATCAAAAAATCGATTGATTATAACTTATCTATCACACAGCGGGTTACAAATCCATTTGGCTACCCCCGGCAGAGTTTTTTATTTGTAGGGAAACTTCAACATGGTTTCTTCATACCGCATGAAAATGAAACAGGTTGGTGGTGGCAAGGCGAAGACGCCCGTTTGGGTTCACTGGCAACTGCTATACTCGTTGGTGGGCGCCTGGTGTACCCCGACAATACAGCTTTAGGGGTAAAACCCGAACTTGCCCGCTACGCATCTAACCTGGTGAACTGGATATTGGGTTGTAATCCATATGATATGTGCATGATGTATGGTTATGGTAAAAATAATGTACCGTATATGGCATCCATGTATGGTCATGGCTCGGGGGAAGGAGGGATTTCAAACGGCATTACCGGGAAAAATCCAGATGGGTCGGGAATCGATTGGAAAGTGGAAGACAACGGTAATGAATGGCGTTGGAGCGAGCAATGGATTCCGCATAGCGGCTGGTTCTTACAAGCTGTTACCGCATTAGTTTCTAAATAA
- a CDS encoding SusC/RagA family TonB-linked outer membrane protein has translation MKRIYIPLVAVAFLVNMQAKAQTAKDSTKNTAVIDYGFRSEKSWRTTGATFTITGDDLARTTSGNLLNTLQARMPGLTVVTGSGEPGYDNPTFYVRGQSSWNIAGNRLLVLLDGYPVELNAIGALSPYEIETVTLMKDAAATSIYGLESGAGVLSISTKKGTLNSKIQIAANGRYGILTPMELPKVMNAYDYTRLYNQALQNDNLPIKYLAPELYQSGNDPVHPNVDWYDELLKKTSTIQDYNITFRGGTDKARYFVLMSYTNFEGLYKNAVAIDKDFGTNAKYTKLNLRANADIQLSKSLSIGVNLSGITEDKNTPNGFTASTVFNNLQRIPAAAFPVKNPNGTWGNSSVYNFNPVQLLQQNGIYNSHTRNLQTAINATEKLDAIVKGLALVGGVSFNNQYVGVYQKGFTVPSFEILKDAQDQAILDGNGDITYRTIGSSSQSINDGGNQHWNRTSVQVGLTYDKAYGKNTLNGILQARRQSFNHDGQVYQVRSQGLLAAVTYDYAKTYIVDISASYNGSADFAEGQRYGLFPAIGLGWILSNEAFLQNNKIINFLKVRGSYGITGNMNEDARFLFEQWGVNSGSYILGTNNTSRGGRTEGALPNNSFTWEEKKSFNLGFDVTAWNKLNFTADVFQEKRNNILDGTSGIPAYTGFTFQRLNTGSVTNRGFELSATFHDKVRAFEYYLGATAAFARNKIDQRTDIPQPHEYLYQKGYRIGQMRGLINDGFYQETDFDANGNLLPGIVKSSFGVVKPGDLKFKDQDGNGIVNMYDIIPVNYAKLPEMTMSFNLGFKFKGFDFDAFIQSVTNRTVSLLNDAYDYTHPFVNNNNITIFSSNSWTPATANTATTPRLSTLSNDNNNVQSDFWMRNGNFLKLRSVELGYTFPQKGFLRKIDAVRVFVIGNNLLTRDKLDNLEAERLSMGYPLMKSVSFGLNVKL, from the coding sequence ATGAAAAGAATATATATTCCTCTTGTTGCGGTCGCCTTCCTGGTTAACATGCAGGCTAAGGCTCAAACCGCGAAAGATTCTACTAAAAATACAGCAGTCATCGATTACGGCTTCCGTAGCGAAAAGTCATGGCGTACTACCGGCGCTACGTTCACTATTACAGGAGATGATTTAGCGCGTACAACTTCGGGTAACTTACTCAATACCTTGCAAGCCCGTATGCCCGGGCTTACCGTTGTGACAGGCTCCGGGGAACCCGGTTATGATAATCCCACATTCTACGTTCGCGGGCAAAGTAGTTGGAACATCGCGGGCAATCGCTTGCTGGTATTGCTCGATGGTTACCCCGTAGAGCTAAATGCCATCGGCGCATTATCGCCTTACGAAATTGAAACGGTGACCTTGATGAAAGATGCTGCCGCCACATCTATCTACGGATTAGAAAGCGGGGCAGGCGTACTCAGCATCAGTACTAAAAAGGGTACACTTAATTCCAAGATACAGATCGCGGCAAACGGCCGGTACGGGATTTTAACCCCGATGGAATTACCCAAGGTCATGAATGCTTACGATTATACCCGCCTTTATAACCAGGCCTTACAAAATGATAATCTACCAATCAAATACCTTGCCCCGGAATTATATCAATCCGGAAATGATCCCGTGCATCCCAACGTGGATTGGTACGATGAGTTATTGAAAAAAACATCGACCATACAGGATTACAACATCACTTTCAGGGGCGGTACAGACAAAGCCCGCTACTTCGTATTAATGAGTTATACTAATTTCGAAGGATTGTATAAGAATGCTGTGGCCATCGATAAAGATTTCGGTACCAATGCTAAATATACCAAGTTGAACTTACGCGCCAATGCCGATATTCAATTGAGTAAAAGCCTGTCTATCGGGGTGAATTTAAGCGGTATCACTGAAGACAAGAATACGCCGAACGGCTTTACCGCTTCCACGGTATTCAACAATTTGCAACGTATCCCGGCCGCGGCATTCCCCGTTAAAAATCCAAATGGTACCTGGGGGAACAGTTCCGTGTATAACTTCAACCCCGTACAGCTTTTACAGCAGAACGGCATCTACAATTCCCACACCCGCAACCTGCAAACAGCGATCAACGCCACCGAAAAATTGGATGCGATCGTAAAAGGCCTGGCCCTGGTGGGCGGGGTATCATTCAACAACCAATACGTGGGCGTGTATCAAAAAGGCTTTACCGTGCCTTCCTTTGAAATATTGAAAGATGCACAAGATCAAGCTATCCTCGATGGTAACGGTGATATAACTTATCGAACCATCGGTTCCAGCAGCCAATCTATTAATGATGGCGGGAACCAACATTGGAACAGGACATCGGTGCAAGTCGGCTTAACTTATGATAAGGCATATGGTAAAAATACTTTGAATGGTATTTTACAAGCTCGCCGCCAAAGTTTCAACCACGACGGGCAGGTTTACCAAGTGCGTTCCCAAGGCTTACTCGCCGCGGTAACTTACGATTATGCTAAAACATACATCGTGGATATTTCCGCCTCTTACAACGGCTCTGCCGATTTTGCCGAAGGGCAGCGTTACGGTTTATTCCCGGCCATCGGCCTTGGTTGGATATTATCAAACGAAGCATTTTTACAAAATAACAAGATCATCAATTTCCTTAAAGTGCGCGGTTCCTATGGCATTACCGGGAACATGAATGAAGATGCCCGCTTCCTATTCGAACAATGGGGTGTCAACTCCGGCAGCTACATCCTCGGCACTAATAATACGAGCCGTGGCGGAAGAACCGAAGGAGCATTACCCAATAATTCATTTACCTGGGAAGAGAAAAAAAGTTTTAACCTCGGTTTTGATGTAACCGCTTGGAACAAACTAAATTTTACCGCCGACGTGTTCCAAGAAAAACGTAATAATATCCTCGACGGAACCAGCGGCATCCCCGCATACACGGGCTTTACTTTTCAAAGGTTAAACACGGGAAGCGTCACTAACAGGGGCTTCGAGCTTTCAGCGACCTTCCATGACAAAGTCCGCGCTTTTGAATATTACCTCGGCGCAACGGCTGCTTTTGCCAGGAATAAAATCGACCAACGTACCGACATTCCCCAACCACACGAATACCTTTATCAAAAAGGTTACCGCATCGGGCAAATGCGCGGGCTTATCAACGATGGATTCTACCAGGAAACCGATTTCGATGCGAACGGCAACTTGCTCCCGGGCATCGTAAAGTCATCCTTCGGTGTAGTAAAACCCGGCGATCTTAAGTTCAAAGACCAGGATGGCAACGGTATTGTCAACATGTATGATATCATCCCGGTCAATTACGCCAAATTACCCGAAATGACAATGTCATTCAACCTGGGATTCAAATTCAAAGGTTTCGATTTCGATGCATTCATTCAATCGGTTACCAACCGCACGGTGAGCTTGCTTAACGATGCTTACGATTATACGCATCCTTTCGTCAATAACAACAACATTACCATCTTCTCCAGCAACAGTTGGACACCGGCTACGGCAAATACCGCTACCACGCCAAGGTTATCTACGCTCAGTAATGATAACAACAACGTGCAATCCGACTTCTGGATGCGGAACGGTAATTTCCTGAAGCTGCGCAGCGTAGAACTCGGGTACACTTTCCCACAAAAGGGTTTCCTACGTAAAATCGATGCAGTCCGTGTTTTTGTTATCGGCAACAACCTGCTCACCCGGGATAAGTTAGATAACCTGGAAGCCGAAAGATTGTCCATGGGATACCCATTGATGAAATCTGTAAGCTTCGGATTGAATGTGAAACTCTAG
- a CDS encoding DUF4476 domain-containing protein yields the protein MCCLFSASLMAQDPSYYVYIQSEHNQPFYVKYNGKVLSSSVKGYLIISQLPQGDMPITIGFPKNELPEESFTIRVNGRRDRGYLLKSNNGKSFALYDLQTFAMLKAKGMDGEDDNTGLAQNENEQTNDLSSESGEVNNVEEVSAVTVAGKEEKLTPPLTAEKLSSQTASSSKNAFAAALDKVISDDRPDDIYEEAAASVDTIVNKKISKTRTPKKARAPLTEEEKAILAGVMADEKLAADKEAAQAAEEAAKIAAEDAWKEVNGKGELPENNSKAKIEEGGMFLAEEAASPKATYSTGDKEKPGKKSKKKKNTSEPDFIDFGDVNAGAGSTTPLTSGSESESKPSKKEKRQMKNAEEAAAITEPVFQDETGEDSKKTRKEEREARKADAKKAAGEKDDSGVKMINSDCGELLSVEDFRKLIRKMSGAKDEEGMIDVFRKSTRKVCLSSEQVRTLVQLFETDQYRYRLMDTAYARTFDSDNFGRLVNLLQDEYYIGRFKALTRKH from the coding sequence TTGTGCTGCCTTTTCAGCGCAAGTTTGATGGCGCAAGATCCTTCATATTATGTTTATATACAAAGTGAGCATAACCAGCCATTTTATGTAAAATATAATGGCAAGGTGTTGAGCTCATCCGTAAAAGGATATTTAATTATCTCCCAATTGCCGCAAGGAGATATGCCTATTACGATTGGTTTCCCGAAGAATGAACTTCCAGAGGAATCTTTTACCATCCGTGTAAACGGTAGAAGGGATCGCGGCTACTTACTCAAAAGTAATAATGGTAAAAGCTTTGCCCTGTACGATCTACAAACATTCGCTATGTTAAAAGCAAAAGGAATGGATGGAGAGGATGACAATACCGGGCTTGCTCAAAATGAAAATGAACAGACAAATGATCTTTCCAGTGAAAGTGGGGAAGTGAATAATGTCGAAGAAGTGAGCGCCGTGACTGTGGCAGGAAAAGAAGAAAAACTTACTCCCCCCCTCACGGCAGAAAAATTATCATCCCAAACGGCATCAAGCTCCAAAAATGCTTTCGCTGCTGCCTTAGACAAAGTTATTAGCGACGATAGGCCGGATGATATTTATGAAGAAGCCGCTGCGAGCGTAGATACCATTGTAAATAAAAAAATTAGCAAGACAAGAACTCCTAAGAAAGCGAGAGCGCCTTTGACAGAAGAAGAAAAGGCCATACTAGCCGGTGTTATGGCGGATGAAAAGCTGGCTGCAGACAAGGAAGCTGCCCAAGCTGCCGAGGAAGCCGCCAAAATTGCTGCCGAAGATGCTTGGAAAGAAGTTAACGGTAAAGGGGAACTTCCCGAAAATAATTCTAAAGCCAAGATAGAAGAAGGGGGGATGTTCCTCGCGGAAGAAGCCGCCAGCCCTAAGGCTACTTATTCAACCGGCGACAAGGAAAAACCCGGCAAGAAATCCAAGAAGAAGAAAAATACCTCGGAGCCTGATTTCATTGACTTCGGTGATGTAAATGCCGGAGCTGGCAGCACAACTCCCCTCACTTCGGGCAGTGAGAGCGAATCTAAACCTTCAAAAAAGGAAAAGCGCCAAATGAAAAACGCTGAGGAAGCTGCGGCCATAACGGAGCCTGTGTTCCAGGATGAAACTGGAGAAGATAGCAAAAAAACAAGGAAAGAAGAGCGCGAAGCCCGCAAGGCTGATGCCAAGAAAGCTGCCGGTGAGAAAGATGATTCCGGCGTTAAAATGATAAATTCCGATTGCGGTGAATTGTTATCGGTGGAAGATTTTAGGAAATTGATCCGCAAGATGTCCGGGGCTAAAGATGAAGAGGGGATGATTGATGTGTTTAGAAAATCTACCCGCAAGGTTTGTCTTTCTTCCGAACAGGTACGTACCTTGGTGCAATTATTCGAAACAGATCAATACCGTTACCGCCTAATGGATACCGCTTACGCACGTACTTTCGATTCCGATAATTTTGGCCGGTTGGTTAACTTACTCCAGGATGAATATTATATCGGCAGGTTTAAAGCGCTGACCCGTAAACATTAA
- a CDS encoding RagB/SusD family nutrient uptake outer membrane protein, with amino-acid sequence MKKLNFIIAACVIGSFSACQKDFLDVKKVEANVPVDMLYSNYSYLQQVLWYTYGFLPNGFDRFNMEGATDNAECTNVTDRVQDFNYGIWNQYSNPDDNWDRNYRAIRQVNLFIQNKDMVDISYIKDRITSTDSTAYWNARDNVKFMEGEMYFLKAFFYFELVKRYGGVPIIDNALDFEDKSSWQNIPRNSVDECVKYIATLCDKAAAIIPVNLSGYSWYEAGRATHGAILALKSRVLLYAASDLYQEAGSTVTWAQAAAAAHDVMALNQFSLDGNYNNLFGSNNTTSKEVIFYRRYGSQNGLEISNFPIQFENSNGNSLTPSQNFVDDFEVLVKDGDGNTIGTEPFDWNNPAHASNPYQNRDPRLGMNVIYNGKSFKSQTIETFSGGSSGLPKQNATKTGYYLQKYIQGGIDLVNNTKANHSWVYFRYAETLLNFAEAMFQAYGADADPQGYGMTALQAINAVRQRNGVNLTPLTAAQLNLKAIIHERNVELGFEDHRSWDVRRWKLGETYLATPLRRIEITNNNGNFNYEVKDLEPRVFENKMYWYPIPQAEITVTNWTQNAGWE; translated from the coding sequence ATGAAAAAACTAAATTTTATCATAGCTGCATGTGTCATTGGCTCTTTCAGCGCTTGCCAGAAAGATTTCCTGGATGTTAAGAAAGTCGAAGCCAATGTTCCGGTAGACATGCTTTACTCCAATTATTCGTACCTGCAACAAGTGCTATGGTACACGTACGGGTTCCTGCCCAACGGTTTCGATCGCTTCAATATGGAAGGCGCTACAGACAATGCCGAATGTACCAACGTAACCGATCGCGTGCAGGATTTTAATTACGGCATCTGGAATCAATACAGTAATCCCGACGATAACTGGGATCGCAACTACAGGGCTATCAGGCAGGTCAACCTGTTTATTCAAAATAAGGACATGGTCGATATATCGTATATCAAAGATCGTATCACTTCAACAGATAGCACCGCATATTGGAATGCCCGCGACAATGTCAAGTTCATGGAAGGGGAAATGTATTTCCTAAAAGCATTCTTCTATTTCGAACTCGTAAAACGTTACGGTGGCGTACCCATTATCGATAACGCGTTGGATTTTGAAGATAAAAGCTCTTGGCAAAACATCCCGAGGAACAGTGTAGATGAATGCGTAAAATATATTGCTACTCTTTGTGATAAAGCCGCGGCAATTATCCCTGTAAACCTTTCGGGTTATTCCTGGTACGAAGCCGGCCGCGCAACACACGGTGCCATACTGGCCCTGAAATCGCGCGTGCTGCTATACGCCGCCAGCGATCTTTACCAGGAAGCAGGTTCCACGGTTACATGGGCACAAGCTGCCGCGGCAGCTCATGATGTGATGGCCTTGAACCAATTCTCCCTCGATGGTAATTATAATAACCTTTTCGGTTCCAACAACACGACTTCCAAAGAAGTGATCTTCTACAGGAGATACGGTTCCCAAAACGGGCTGGAAATATCTAACTTCCCGATCCAGTTCGAGAACAGTAATGGCAACAGCTTAACGCCCAGCCAGAATTTTGTAGACGATTTTGAAGTCCTGGTAAAAGACGGTGATGGCAATACCATCGGAACCGAACCATTCGATTGGAATAACCCTGCACACGCCTCGAATCCGTATCAAAACCGGGATCCACGTTTAGGCATGAACGTTATCTACAACGGGAAGAGTTTCAAATCGCAAACAATCGAAACCTTCAGCGGCGGAAGCAGCGGTTTACCCAAGCAAAATGCGACCAAAACAGGTTACTACTTGCAGAAATATATCCAGGGCGGTATCGATCTTGTCAATAATACCAAGGCAAACCACTCCTGGGTCTATTTCCGCTATGCTGAAACCTTGTTGAACTTCGCGGAAGCGATGTTCCAAGCCTATGGTGCAGATGCTGATCCGCAAGGTTACGGTATGACGGCCTTGCAAGCGATCAACGCGGTGCGTCAAAGGAACGGTGTTAATCTTACCCCGCTGACGGCTGCGCAGCTCAATCTCAAAGCGATCATACATGAACGCAACGTGGAACTCGGTTTCGAAGATCACCGCTCCTGGGATGTGAGAAGGTGGAAGCTGGGCGAAACCTATTTAGCTACGCCCTTACGCAGAATAGAGATCACCAACAACAACGGCAACTTCAACTACGAAGTAAAAGATCTTGAACCACGCGTATTTGAAAACAAAATGTACTGGTACCCCATCCCGCAAGCGGAGATCACGGTCACCAACTGGACTCAAAATGCCGGCTGGGAATAA
- the truA gene encoding tRNA pseudouridine(38-40) synthase TruA produces MARYFIEVAYMGGRYSGFQIQDNGSSVQGELDHALSTILRVSVQTTGSSRTDSGVHARQNFLHFDFERELHPQLQYKLNAILPKDIVVNGIYAVSDEAHSRFDATGRSYTYTIYTIKDPFLVDRGYFFPYKMDKELLDEAAKIVMQYSDFETFSKRNTQVRTYNCKIEHSYWEQEGELLRYHVAANRFLRGMVRGLVGTMLKVGRGKLSIDEFHAAIQSKDCKQADFAVPPQGLSLMKVAYPPELLSNKL; encoded by the coding sequence ATGGCTCGGTATTTTATAGAAGTAGCTTACATGGGTGGGCGTTATAGTGGGTTTCAAATCCAGGACAATGGTAGTTCTGTCCAGGGGGAATTGGATCATGCTTTATCTACAATTCTGCGTGTTTCCGTTCAGACCACGGGCTCTAGCAGGACGGATTCCGGTGTTCATGCCCGGCAAAACTTCCTGCACTTCGATTTTGAACGGGAGCTGCACCCGCAATTGCAGTATAAATTAAACGCCATATTGCCAAAAGACATCGTTGTAAATGGTATCTATGCCGTTAGCGATGAGGCCCATAGTCGCTTTGATGCTACCGGTAGATCATATACCTACACTATATATACCATTAAAGATCCTTTCTTGGTCGACAGGGGGTATTTTTTTCCTTACAAAATGGATAAAGAATTGCTCGATGAGGCTGCTAAGATCGTTATGCAATATTCCGACTTCGAAACTTTCTCCAAGCGTAATACACAGGTGAGAACTTATAACTGTAAGATAGAGCACTCTTATTGGGAGCAAGAAGGGGAGCTGTTGCGTTACCATGTTGCTGCGAACCGTTTTTTACGGGGCATGGTAAGAGGTTTAGTGGGCACCATGCTTAAGGTAGGACGAGGAAAGTTAAGTATCGATGAATTTCATGCAGCGATACAATCGAAAGATTGTAAGCAGGCAGATTTCGCCGTTCCACCGCAAGGACTTAGCTTAATGAAAGTGGCTTATCCCCCGGAACTGCTATCGAATAAATTGTAG